The following coding sequences lie in one Drosophila sulfurigaster albostrigata strain 15112-1811.04 chromosome 2R, ASM2355843v2, whole genome shotgun sequence genomic window:
- the LOC133836998 gene encoding uncharacterized protein LOC133836998 isoform X2, which produces MKTMVANAEGIGFINTLNIFPKEKQMYELIIPQLEQLYHQHGKAVSFAPKCHLAENVNGRISMVLEDLRPKKFCNINRLKGFNQKQMQRVLQKLAEFHAASAVWYQHNGPYPEDFQRIYLPANYQRSMSYQVRVQSYKKAMATWGFTNPDQYASRIPTAEQFVQSAARCFNCEPQEFKVLNHGDLWSGNILLNTTLACDIKDLRFVDFQRCRWGSPAQDLWELIICSAHHSLRIKQFDYFVRIYHTHLVQCLKLLNYSKPLPLLKELHMSMIKHGFWGYYTTFTHLVFILLPVDKEINLPKLMLPGEEGDRVRAKAYTNPLYVRAALSILPFLHRRGLLEF; this is translated from the exons ATGAAGACAATGGTGGCCAATGCCGAGGGCATTGGGTTCATTAACACCCTGAACATCTTCCCTAAGGAGAAACAGATGTATGAGCTAATCATACCCCAGTTGGAACAGCTTTATCATCAGCATGGCAAAGCGGTGTCATTCGCACCCAAATGTCACCTGGCGGAGAATGTGAATGGCCGCATCTCGATGGTGCTGGAAGATTTGCGACctaaaaagttttgcaatatCAATCGACTTAAGGGCTTCAATCAGAAGCAAATGCAACGCGTGCTACAGAAGTTGGCTGAGTTTCATGCCGCCAGCGCAGTGTGGTATCAACACAATGGTCCCTATCCGGAGGACTTTCAACGCATCTATCTGCCGGCCAACTATCAGAGATCCATGTCGTATCAGGTGCGAGTGCAGAGCTACAAGAAAGCAATGGCTACGTGGGGGTTTACGAATCCCGACCAATATGCGAGTCGTATT ccCACAGCGGAGCAGTTTGTGCAATCAGCAGCACGTTGCTTTAACTGTGAACCACAGGAATTTAAAGTACTTAATCATGGTGATCTGTGGTCTGGCAATATACTTTTGAATACCACCTTAGCCTGTGATATCAAGGATCTGCGTTTCGTGGACTTTCAACGCTGTCGCTGGGGCAGTCCAGCTCAGGATCTTTGGGAACTAATCATCTGTTCCGCACATCACAGTTTGCGAATCAAACAATTCGATTATTTTGTCCGAATCTATCACACACATCTTGTGCAGTGTCTAAAACTGCTGAATTACAGCAAACCTCTGCCCCTGCTCAAGGAACTACATATGAGCATGATCAAACATGGTTTCTGGG GTTATTATACGACCTTCACGCATCTGGTGTTCATACTTTTGCCAGTCGACAAGGAAATTAATCTACCGAAATTAATGCTGCCCGGCGAGGAGGGAGATCGAGTTCGCGCCAAGGCATATACGAATCCTCTTTATGTTCGGGCAGCCCTTAGTATATTACCATTTCTGCATAGGCGTGGTCTTctagaattttaa